In a genomic window of Bemisia tabaci chromosome 1, PGI_BMITA_v3:
- the LOC109038550 gene encoding UDP-glycosyltransferase UGT4-like, with protein sequence MRKMNAKKYLICGIFLLNCVGFAAPARILFLFPISLGSHFRAFFPVVEELAARGHEITAYVNSDLKRAEPMRNYREILVRADPNATSFKDFDFIGMRKASIFQYTLNLWNIFAPMTDDALRSSALQDLMESQEQFDVIIVHGATILQEPLLGFAHKFGAPVINLHPIAVTPLMASLTGIPNPLSYVPDFRLPYPERMNFWQRINNLIIAAFDLLGGHFYFLPSQEEVMRRNFRSEALPPLRDLIANISLHLVLSHPMMHIRPYGPNVVQISGTQIKPATELPEDLKKFMDEAQDGVIYFSLGSFIQPSFLSDQMKRVLTETLKSVRQRVILKWPEKFDGDPKHIFQNSWLPQTAILAHPNCKLFITHGGINSLVEVMTAGVPTLGLPMFADQFHNVAYYEHIGVGLNANIDDNFTIEEFTRKINRILNTPSFVENSKRWAAIYGDLPETSLERAVFWVEYVIRHKGAHHLKPASATMPFHKYMLFDVIAFCSAVFILILYILIWIVCKTLRILKLIVSSKGAPEKGHLSKKRD encoded by the exons ATGCGTAAAATGAATGCGAAGAAATATTTAATCTGCGGAATTTTCCTCCTGAATTGCGTCGGTTTTGCGGCACCGgccagaattttatttttattcccgATTTCACTTGGCAGCCACTTCCGAGCTTTTTTTCCTGTGGTGGAAGAACTAGCAGCCAGAGGGCACGAGATCACGGCCTATGTAAATTCGGATCTCAAGCGAGCAGAACCTATGAGGAATTACAGGGAAATTTTAGTACGTGCTGATCCAAACGCGACTAGCTTCAAAG ACTTTGATTTTATCGGAATGCGGAAGGCATCGATTTTCCAATACACGCTGAATCTATGGAATATTTTCGCACCGATGACTGATGACGCCCTCCGATCATCGGCTCTGCAAGACCTGATGGAGTCTCAGGAGCAATTCGACGTCATCATAGTGCACGGCGCCACCATCCTTCAGGAGCCTCTTCTGGGATTCGCACACAAATTCGGGGCTCCGGTCATAAACCTGCACCCAATCGCGGTCACACCATTGATGGCCTCCTTGACCGGTATCCCGAACCCTCTATCGTACGTTCCCGACTTCCGGCTCCCCTACCCGGAGCGAATGAACTTCTGGCAACGTATCAACAATTTAATAATCGCAGCTTTCGATCTCCTCGGCGGTCATTTTTACTTCCTCCCGTCGCAAGAGGAGGTCATGCGCAGGAATTTTCGATCGGAGGCACTGCCTCCTCTGAGAGACCTCATCGCCAATATTTCCTTACATCTCGTCCTTAGCCACCCGATGATGCACATACGACCTTATGGTCCGAACGTCGTCCAAATTTCAGGAACACAGATCAAGCCAGCGACCGAGTTACCTGAG gacttgaaaaaattcatggATGAAGCACAGGACGGCGTGATTTACTTCAGTCTAGGGTCGTTCATACAGCCCAGTTTCCTCTCAGATCAAATGAAGCGCGTTCTCACGGAAACACTAAAATCCGTGAGGCAGAGGGTCATTTTAAAATGGCCGGAAAAATTCGATGGAGACCCGAAacacattttccaaaattcttgGTTACCTCAAACTGCAATCCTTG CACATCCGAACTGTAAATTGTTCATAACTCACGGAGGCATCAACAGTCTGGTAGAGGTGATGACTGCTGGAGTACCCACCCTCGGGCTCCCAATGTTTGCCGACCAGTTTCACAATGTAGCCTACTACGAGCACATTGGCGTTGGATTGAATGCCAATATCGACGATAACTTCACAATCGAAgaattcacaagaaaaataaacagaatCTTGAACACACCTTC GTTTGTAGAAAATTCCAAGCGATGGGCAGCCATTTACGGAGATCTACCTGAAACAAGTTTGGAGAGAGCAGTTTTTTGGGTCGAGTATGTTATCAGGCACAAAGGGGCTCACCACTTGAAACCAGCCTCCGCTACCATGCCATTCCACAAGTATATGCTGTTCGACGTTATTGCTTTTTGCTCTgcagttttcattttaatcctTTACATTCTGATCTGGATTGTTTGTAAAACCCTTAGGATTCttaaactaattgtaagttccAAAGGAGCACCCGAAAAGGGTCACTTGAGTAAAAAACGTGACTGA